Within Oceanicoccus sp. KOV_DT_Chl, the genomic segment GGCCAACATCTGTATCCATCGTCTGCCAGCGCACTTCTCCTTCCGCATTTACCGTAGCGCCATTAGGCGCACCTATTAACTCGTAAACGTAATTACCATCACCACCAAAAACTTCCGCATGATAAATATAAACAGAACCATCATAAATTTTTTCAGGGAAATCATTAGATACTTCCAAATGATCATTATCACCGGCCACCCAAAAATCCTGCGTGGTAATAACCCCTAAAGCAGAGCGCGCAAGTAGTTTAAAGTAGTACAGATCGAGAGCTTGGTTACTCGTATCGCATTCAAGTGCCACGCTATTATTGTAATCAATTTGAATGCGCACATTACCAGTAATTGGGCGCCCAACATCAACCGAATAACTTGATGTACCTGAAAGCCCAGCAACATCAACTTGTCCAATAACTTGATAGGCGTTATTAACCTCTTCATAAACTCTAACGGCAAAAGCACCTGTCGCTACCAACCCTCTATTACTGAGATCAAATTTCACCACACGTGAATTTTCAACATAGGCATCCACTATTGCTAAATCAGCCAACCATAAACTGGCCTGTGGCAGCTCATTGGTAACGCCATATTCACCCCAATCATTATAGACACAAGCTTCCCACGAATTATTTTGCTGACCAGTGATAACCCCAAAGTTATTCTCGCTCTCGCAAACATTATGTGACCGCCGAGCAGCCCACGTATCATTGTGAAATGCTAACGCCCTTTCCTCATCGTTAGCCCTAGGCCTTGAATAAAAATTACTACCTTTAGAAAACCCCAAATCCCCACCCTGCGCATCAGGCACAACCAAGCGTGTCAACACTCCACTCCAGCTCGGTGCAGCGGTGGTGTATTCGAAGGTATTATCAAAGCCCCATTTTTCTCCTGCGGCAATCCTTGCCAAAGTTCCTAATGAAATTTGATTATCTATATCAGACGTATCACTTACAGTCGGCGATATCACTTCATACAGCGTAGGGAAACGTACTGAATCATAAAAACTTTCTATATAGAGGGAAAATGCACCATACGCACCGATAACAAAATCATCATAATTAATACAAGACTGAAGTCGAGTATCTTCTTCCAACGTATTTTCGGTGCTTATAGGCCGCCAAAAAATCTCACCTCCTAATAAGGAGACCCCCTCTGGCCCCGCAACTATTTCATATGTAACTTCATCATCAGGGTATGTTGTTTCAGGAAAATATTGATAACCCGAAATGGTAGAAGCGCGTGTAGCCGGTATCGATGTTATAACCAACTCAACTGTAGGTGGTTCGATAACGCTAACTACAAAACTTTGACTAACTGTATTTTCAACATCCTCAATATAAATAACAGTGTTGTAATCACCAATCTCCGCCGATGACGTATCCCAGACGACTGAACCAAACTGGCTGACTGTCATTTCATCCGCAGCCGAGTTTAAAAATAAACTAGCTCATCACCATCGGCATCAAAGGCCTCGACATCATAGGTAAAAGTCTCCCCACTAATGACGGTAGTAGTGAATGGAATGCTGGTAATTATTGGCGCCTGGTTACTTTCATTTACAGTAAAGTTGACCGTAGCTATTTCTGAATAAAATTCAGCATCGCTTACATAGAATGTTAGCGAATCAGTACCATGATAATTGGAGTTAGGAACATAAATTAAATCTGGAGGACTACCTAATAAAGTGCCATACTCAGGCTCAGTCAGCAGCGTGAATATTAATGCATCACCATCACTATCAGTTGCTTGCAACAAGAAATTTTCAGCACCACCCTCCAGCACACTCACACTGTCCGGCACCGCAATAGGCGCTTGATTAGTATTGCTAATGGCAATTAGAAAGCGCTGACTAATATTGACATCACCATCTGTAACAACAACCTCAATAGCTTGTTCACCAGCACTATTGATATCCGGAACCCAAGATATCAAGCCCTCTGTTGAAATTATCATTGATGAGGGTGCTATTGCTAATCTATATGAGAGCACATCGCCGTCATCATCACTGGCTGCTAGCTGGTATTGATAAAGAACATTTTCTTTAGCAATCAACACCGGCACGGAAGATATTTGGGGGTCACGGTTGGTACTACTGACATTGAGCGTAAATGCATGATTACTACTTCCCCCTTTACCATCCAAAACGTTTATCGCAACATGGTATTGTCCTTCATCGTCATAACCGGGAACCCAACTGATCAACCCTTCACCATCAATCGATAAACCTGCTGGCCCATCAACTAAAACGAAATTTAATGGATCACCATCAGCATCGTTTGCTTCCAGCAGATATTGATATGCTTGGCCTTCGGCTATTTCAACCACAGGGATGGAGGTAATTTCAGGATCGCGATTGGTATCCGCTACTATGACCGTAAAACCTTGGCTAGCGGTGCCACCCTGACTATCGCTAACAGCTATCAACACACTGTGTTCACCGGCATCACTATAAGTTGGTATCCAACTGATAGTATCTCCGATAACTGTCATCGACACAGGTGCAGTGACTAAACTAAAAATAAGCGTATCGCCATCGGGGTCGGACGCGGTCAATATATATTGATAGTGACTGCCTTCCGATGCATTTGTTAAAGGAACTGTAGTGATGGACGGCGCAGTATTAGGTTTGGGGGAAATAGCCAATGTGTAGGTCTGCTCCACTACGATTTGACCATCACTGACCTGCAAAATAATATCATAACTACCTGTGCTACCAACCGCTGGTGACCACTGAACAAGCCCATTAGAACTCACCGACATATTTTCTGGCGCCAATACCACGTTATAAACCAGTGCATCACCCTCTGCGTCACTGACTTCGATCTGGTATTGATAGGCCTGCCCCTCAATGCCGCTCAAGACGGGAGTTGAGGTGATAACTGGTGCATTATTTGGTCGCGGCGAAACAATTAAAGTGAATAACTGTTCAGCACTACCACCGCGACCATCATCAACAGTAACCATAATTGAATGGCTACCAATATCTGCCGTGCCAGGAGTCCAAGCTATTTCACCTTCACTACTAATCGTCATACCAGCTGGGGCTGTTTCAAGTAGATAACCCAGAACATCATCATCGGCATCAGAGACTGAAACAACATA encodes:
- a CDS encoding Ig-like domain-containing protein, whose amino-acid sequence is MASGDKDLQRGFGYKNGYGHHDAHSGRHNNEKGHTRWSGPHKGCNTKGKHHHRDRSDSSLNCLNAYASPSVLWPANHKFKTVSIKGLSTASGVEPVVIIQCVSQDEPVNGQGDSNTAYDAKWLSDNRISLRKERAGGGNGRVYHIDFFAHDEAAGESCSGSVAVEVPHHKHGKAQDEGKLYPSLEGGVACREGNNSSPEITSTAITSATESVAYQYVVSVSDADDDVLGYLLETAPAGMTISSEGEIAWTPGTADIGSHSIMVTVDDGRGGSAEQLFTLIVSPRPNNAPVITSTPVLSGIEGQAYQYQIEVSDAEGDALVYNVVLAPENMSVSSNGLVQWSPAVGSTGSYDIILQVSDGQIVVEQTYTLAISPKPNTAPSITTVPLTNASEGSHYQYILTASDPDGDTLIFSLVTAPVSMTVIGDTISWIPTYSDAGEHSVLIAVSDSQGGTASQGFTVIVADTNRDPEITSIPVVEIAEGQAYQYLLEANDADGDPLNFVLVDGPAGLSIDGEGLISWVPGYDDEGQYHVAINVLDGKGGSSNHAFTLNVSSTNRDPQISSVPVLIAKENVLYQYQLAASDDDGDVLSYRLAIAPSSMIISTEGLISWVPDINSAGEQAIEVVVTDGDVNISQRFLIAISNTNQAPIAVPDSVSVLEGGAENFLLQATDSDGDALIFTLLTEPEYGTLLGSPPDLIYVPNSNYHGTDSLTFYVSDAEFYSEIATVNFTVNESNQAPIITSIPFTTTVISGETFTYDVEAFDADGDELVYF